Proteins encoded together in one Acanthopagrus latus isolate v.2019 chromosome 19, fAcaLat1.1, whole genome shotgun sequence window:
- the LOC119008491 gene encoding oxygen-regulated protein 1 isoform X1, giving the protein MKWQCSSCGLIDKFKLTVTWFTKPHKPITMMSETGLRRIRPEQSSGSGHSFGTPRHPSIIDPILSKRVCFYKSGDPQFNGLRMVINNRTFKTFDALLDSLSKKVPLPFGVRNITTPRGIHAVYTLDELEDGKSYICSDSRKVKPINLALARKKLPPWYHARPVSSRRRTVQQARFFPGQNLHKKEPVVVRTPKKLMVFRNGDPTVKHIVVLNKRTTPTFESILEYISELIQFHVVKLHTSDGRRVDGLPGLILCSGIVVASGREPFRPANYNAQKSPVQALMPTDRMRKRRLKALNRKKRSLIYAPVSRKFSPYSERYIVNRIHNSITESSCDLPSNHTNSVEMESGRMLESVDETEGDTHLSDGAAGQDSLLPTDDDIEKSFRVNQDGSMTVEMKVRLTIKEEETIHWTTTLSRSSAARQLNATCLPEAEQDISSLKSNSLDLHSPAASIDTINRDKTEDNNDEDPPSLGTGALSESGNEEDHIKVQTDVVSPRRVPTPGHKQIRKQQASVESITSVTAGGAQEGMIGSYSYREQTEYGAMTEQYCMVKQSNTKPVPKPRRLGSVDANNINSRSVSTIKSGMAEILQIESSREEVTETVLHVYEQQTCHDNFLANFCGQSMSTSGISFCRPATSGTGQLSSNNDFEHESWRPSTASESISIWRAESMSVTSDSMLPSLNTGAIKGINVQQQFPKPTHGKVKLQQRETNKDKRVSLKPKVINKRVHRLMSPRKRQKENSAEAAEKRKKGKVKTFSSAGFIKKIYGNKSKSPKSMMKLKKGTQKGDGGVATGSAQQSDDTIKRILTAPNIPPTVRENTSETVSLEKIMLNVSPNDGNQPRGILTRQTSMHQEKKNENESYDVNESMSLPALNSCSSVTNEYVENWLEKSQPNPTTCENEKSRKVAVTLVQTENAEYGEPENKDGLIIVAEKVKCLEQASETQTCQTLKTDLLPEMVRRASVKQRIKSFENKLSSQPTEKRTGNQQVAHNHTTITNTENCNSVGQNNVEEMRPLSQYYCPETIPPTDETSTQMPSGSEVENKSSSIKISLQKAESSNSFTMDLPFPPPPPAETLELSNTEYCAMDVLSAASSPLYRLSSVSSQMSDNHPLSISPTSDDAISPTDHTMEITTSIQADIPSTLEDGPLPRTQSIKRAPLVSNLSFDRKMSLRKARLDKNALCTDATSETNTSSSTPIKTGDDNVLPNGISSTRTQRLSETPLEETQKSNGFLDLKNSPSFCTSASPTSLTSEERMSSASILSSEGHPESDLSFKETQTSKTQLLTQMEKTSLKPLVKKVKLVTSPSPERKPQTKKVSSELPQNSPKLSSIHNHPSDKSMSPNVGRRKNATPDASPSTERKQKLYKLQKRSSPYSQSLDMASPPVKQKSSRKLLSRNLSSDNASKPTVKIQRRTSSERKRHQTPQSIKSAELDKTPTCNTATPLEADLSDDKVSKADDLRTERAKTTTQIMPEPLNTLNQPNMKPVLEEICYSIKSIRQITQNKRPSCLEKSNSLPDFSSHVASTFGSSSKALLAFLSVMTLKEGITNLNTDELNANSVSCAEALKMIDSLREIANIEDSHKLKVSLSELQRSASKQLLQSWRGFQELGEKCKSRSSTPNDSGQGIVIEASPGIDENVIDEIMDNLGIPEELKEELASLSVDVDSDSDDEEMVSARIIEKAELPPKDNSEANISHFSTEAAVKVTEDTQDENVNVNVSAIIKQFTGINQPKPVITSSITETEKNKPRATKDKHSEPNDEQIDEEMNLSSTVLTVEENEEGVESCSDTVNQEDQPQEGHNEDESNQEMASMSGDFSTKKNHDQDRFNSEVKEKDMEGDQLQMHSEESLSISENELTHDNDSGSEQGGQDKSSANKDLEQGVSCEQSEASSESGEQHSSEEEPDVECEGIRQESRDSEDLSNPESHSEEEEDKQPSSDYYAELNVRGKGRISSPDSQNKSLSEEEQPDVEIELSNKDALSVPASPSNSVGGEQQSQAGPLGLHASVDESTINSDVEEPSSEDEQPEVECKELEAVKIKESLSCGEEKQEEEHINNLEGDSKKLKVIIEESLSGNEEEQESVEEEEHSDDLPAKRYSELKTLIEEADEDKVSLDDEDLYAEEADICDETKSQTSVELGYLIENQDSFTKNNKSSLIKSDRLAKRYRFSADEDSGNDHSSCEEHVEAEQPKVRDEQTSSSIEELSLYEKESSSEEEHEIVDKYIEEGCTEHQEASVEIQPEIKNRENVKPFSEEMVSQSIAERVLLLEKQVADAQTRKNTKERSPVRRLSQRTAPPESDSEDSPSDLPTSDSALGSQSAPQSSLSFSYDSSGVITSEPEGRVRSIREMFLAKSTTDIQHGHRRFQSPRASEFPELRAETSASGGYQSQSSSELSSGEDDSARKSITKGFVRRTIERLYGKKDANLDEEEGERPPSAPKQKKKEHSSIFSPFHIARSKAVSELSYFSSTNALDTFTEATRCIVFNTQVGPGVTMDGEQWLLRENALIRKSVSDPVGINKAFTNAPQGEKICKDTEESTPYSLFSTTSELEEKKSLPRKCTYFSLPHASDSDACQDDLSTVSKSSVNGDSVIDTKDNPEDTKTWAERNGTLPGVGVTDFKMKDNKVHPLVEPPPDRAVVVAQPCRGQGVMSRRLQEPDILDELYDFCGQNCPIL; this is encoded by the exons ATGAAATGGCAGTGCAGCAGTTGTGGACTGATAG ACAAGTTCAAGCTTACTGTAACATGGTTCACCAAGCCGCATAAG CCAATCACAATGATGAGTGAGACGGGGCTTCGGAGGATCCGCCCTGAGCAGTCTTCAGGGAGCGGGCACTCCTTTGGCACCCCACGTCACCCGAGCATCATCGACCCGATCCTATCAAAGCGGGTTTGCTTCTACAAAAGTGGAGATCCTCAGTTCAATGGTCTGCGCATGGTCATCAACAACCGCACCTTTAAGACGTTTGACGCGCTCCTGGACAGTCTCTCTAAAAAGGTTCCCCTGCCATTTGGGGTGAGGAACATCACCACTCCTCGGGGCATTCATGCGGTCTACACTTTGGATGAACTGGAGGATGGCAAATCTTACATCTGCTCTGACAGCCGTAAAGTAAAACCTATCAACTTGGCACTGGCCAGGAAGAAGCTGCCTCCCTGGTACCATGCCAGGCCGGTCAGCTCCCGCCGTCGGACTGTGCAGCAGGCCAGGTTTTTCCCCGGCCAGAACCTCCACAAGAAGGAACCGGTGGTTGTACGCACGCCAAAGAAGCTAATGGTTTTTCGCAACGGGGACCCCACAGTCAAGCACATTGTGGTGCTTAACAAGAGGACTACACCCACTTTTGAATCCATCCTGGAATATATTTCAGAGCTGATCCAGTTCCACGTTGTGAAATTACACACATCTGATGGCAGACGT gtggaTGGTCTTCCAGGCCTGATATTGTGCTCTGGTATTGTCGTGGCCTCAGGGAGGGAGCCCTTCAGACCTGCAAACTACAATGCACAGAAATCACCAGTACAAGCCCTGATGCCTACCGATcgaatgagaaaaagaagactAAAGGCTTTGAACC GTAAAAAGAGGTCTCTAATATATGCTCCAGTATCAAGAAAATTCTCCCCTTATTCTGAGCGGTACATTGTAAATCGGATCCATAACTCCATCACAGAGAGTTCATGCGACCTACCCAGCAACCACACAAACTCTGTTGAGATGGAGTCTGGTCGTATGCTGGAGTCAGTCGATGAAACCGAGGGTGACACCCACCTTAGCGATGGAGCAGCAGGGCAGGACAGCCTGCTGCCCACAGACGACGACATTGAGAAGTCCTTTCGAGTGAACCAGGATGGTAGCATGACGGTGGAGATGAAGGTGCGGCTGACAATCAAGGAAGAGGAGACCATCCATTGGACGACCACTCTGTCACGCTCAAGTGCAGCCAGACAGCTTAATGCAACCTGTTTACCGGAAGCAGAGCAGGACATCAGCTCACTAAAATCGAACTCACTGGATTTACACAGTCCTGCCGCTTCTATTGACACCATCAACCGGGACAAAACTGAGGATAACAATGATGAGGATCCACCATCTCTGGGCACTGGAGCTTTGAGTGAGAGTGGCAATGAAGAAGATCACATCAAAGTACAAACGGATGTGGTGTCCCCGAGGAGAGTTCCTACACCAGGGCACAAGCAAATTAGAAAACAGCAAGCCTCTGTGGAGAGCATCACATCAGTAACAGCAGGGGGGGCTCAGGAGGGTATGATTGGCTCATATTCCTACCGGGAGCAGACAGAATATGGAGCCATGACCGAGCAGTACTGCATGGTCAAACAGAGTAACACCAAACCAGTGCCCAAACCCAGAAGACTTGGCTCTGTGGATGCCAACAATATTAACAGCAGGAGTGTATCCACAATCAAATCAGGGATGGCTGAAATCCTACAGATTGaatccagcagagaggaggtcaCGGAAACCGTTTTACACGTATATGAACAGCAGACCTGTCATGACAATTTCCTTGCAAACTTTTGCGGACAAAGTATGTCTACTTCTGGGATTTCTTTTTGCAGGCCAGCTACCTCAGGAACTGGACAGCTCTCCTCCAATAATGACTTTGAACACGAGTCCTGGAGACCATCGACAGCTTCTGAGTCAATTAGTATCTGGAGAGCTGAGAGCATGTCGGTAACATCTGATTCAATGTTGCCCTCACTGAATACAGGTGCAATTAAAGGAATAAATGTCCAGCAACAATTCCCAAAGCCCACTCACGGCAAAGTCAAGCTCCAGCAAAGAGAGACCAATAAAGATAAGAGGGTATCCTTAAAACCCAAAGTGATCAACAAACGTGTTCATCGGCTTATGTCAcccaggaaaagacaaaaagaaaattctgcAGAGGCTGCCGAGAAACGTAAGAAAGGGAAGGTGAAAACTTTCTCCAGCGCTGGCTTCATTAAGAAAATTTATGggaataaatcaaaatcacCCAAAAGCATGATGAAGCTTAAAAAGGGAACACAAAAAGGAGATGGGGGCGTTGCAACAGGAAGCGCACAACAGTCGGATGATACAATAAAACGTATTCTTACAGCCCCAAATATACCACCAACAGTGAGAGAAAATACGAGTGAAACAGTTTCTTTGGAAAAAATCATGCTTAATGTTTCTCCAAATGACGGAAACCAACCACGGGGAATACTGACACGACAGACATCAATGCATCaggagaaaaagaatgaaaacgAGTCTTATGATGTCAACGAAAGCATGTCACTGCCTGCTCTTAACTCCTGCAGTTCTGTTACTAATGAGTACGTGGAGAACTGGCTTGAGAAGTCCCAGCCAAACCCCACAAcctgtgaaaatgagaaaagtaGAAAAGTAGCAGTTACTCTTGTTCAAACAGAAAATGCCGAGTATGGAGAGCCTGAAAATAAGGATGGCTTGATTATTGTGGCAGAGAAGGTAAAGTGTTTGGAGCAGgcatcagaaacacaaacatgtcaaaccCTCAAAACTGACCTTCTGCCTGAGATGGTGCGAAGAGCTTCTGTCAAACAAAGGATTAAGTcctttgaaaacaaactgtcaagTCAACCAACGGAGAAAAGGACAGGCAATCAGCAGGTCGCCCACAATCATACGACCATTACAAATACAGAAAACTGCAATAGTGTAGGTCAGAATAATGTAGAAGAAATGAGGCCTCTCTCACAATACTACTGTCCTGAAACAATTCCACCAACTGATGAGACCTCAACACAAATGCCATCAGGCAGTGAAGtagaaaataaatcaagctCAATCAAAATCTCGCTTCAAAAGGCAGAATCTTCCAACTCATTTACGATGGACCTACCAtttccaccaccaccacctgctgaAACCTTAGAGCTATCAAACACTGAATACTGTGCAATGGATGTACTTTCAGCTGCCAGCAGCCCTTTATACAGACTCTCATCAGTGAGCAGTCAAATGTCAGATAATCATCCATTATCCATCAGTCCTACATCTGACGATGCCATATCACCTACAGACCACACAATGGAAATTACAACATCAATTCAGGCTGACATTCCTTCCACACTGGAGGATGGACCATTACCAAGAACTCAATCTATTAAAAGGGCCCCTTTGGTCAGTAATCTGTCTTTTGACAGGAAAATGTCTCTCAGAAAGGCTCGCCTGGATAAAAATGCTTTATGTACTGACGCCacctcagagacaaacacatcatcatctaCTCCCATCAAAACAGGGGATGACAATGTGTTGCCAAATGGCATCTCTTCAACAAGAACACAACGACTGAGTGAAACACCACTAGAAGAGACACAGAAATCAAACGGCTTCTTAGATTTGAAGAATAGTCCTTCATTTTGTACTTCTGCATCTCCTACCAGTTTGACGTCTGAAGAGAGAATGTCATCAGCCAGTATTTTATCAAGTGAGGGTCATCCAGAAAGTGATCTTTCatttaaagagacacaaacaagtaaaacacaacttttaacTCAAATGGAGAAAACATCACTAAAACCCTTGgtgaaaaaagtcaaacttgtGACCAGTCCTTCTCCAGAGAGAAAACCCCAAACCAAGAAAGTCTCCAGTGAACTTCCTCAAAACTCTCCAAAATTGTCATCAATACATAACCACCCATCTGACAAAAGTATGTCACCAAATGTTGGAAGACGAAAAAATGCAACACCAGACGCTAGCCCCTCCACTGAGAGAAAGCAGAAGCTTTATAAATTGCAAAAGAGATCCTCCCCGTATTCTCAGTCTCTGGACATGGCATCGCCACCTGTCAAACAAAAGTCAAGTAGAAAGTTGCTCTCCAGAAATCTCTCCTCAGACAACGCATCCAAGCCGACAGTCAAGATTCAAAGGAGAACGTCATCTGAACGAAAGCGTCACCAAACGCCACAGTCAATAAAATCGGCAGAGCTGGACAAAACACCAACATGTAACACAGCCACGCCGTTGGAAGCTGATCTGAGTGACGACAAGGTGAGCAAGGCAGATGACCTTAGAACAGAGAGAGCCAAGACAACCACTCAGATAATGCCAGAGCCATTAAACACCTTAAATCAGCCCAACATGAAACCTGTGCTGGAGGAGATTTGCTACTCAATAAAGTCAATTAGACAGATCACGCAGAACAAACGTCCATCATGTCTGGAAAAGTCCAACAGCCTGCCTGACTTCTCCTCTCATGTGGCCTCTACGTTTGGCTCATCTTCTAAAGCTCTCCTTGCTTTCTTGTCGGTGATGACCCTAAAGGAAGGTATAACTAACCTAAACACGGATGAGCTGAATGCAAACAGCGTCAGCTGTGCAGAGGCTTTAAAAATGATCGATTCTCTTAGAGAAATTGCCAACATTGAGGATTCCCACAAATTGAAAGTCAGTTTGTCAGAATTACAGAGGTCGGCTTCGAAGCAGCTACTGCAAAGTTGGAGGGGCTTTCAGGAACTCGGCGAGAAATGCAAGAGCCGCAGTTCAACACCGAATGACTCAGGGCAAGGAATCGTAATCGAGGCTAGTCCTGGAattgatgaaaatgtgattgaTGAGATCATGGACAATCTTGGCATACCTGAGGAGCTCAAGGAGGAATTGGCCTCCCTTTCAGTGGATGTCGACAGTGACAGTGACGATGAAGAAATGGTGTCAGCCAGGATTATTGAAAAAGCAGAACTGCCACCAAAAGACAACAGTGAGGCCAACATATCCCATTTCTctactgaagctgctgtaaagGTCACGGAGGACACTCAAGATGAGAACGTTAATGTCAATGTGAGCGCCATCATCAAACAATTCACAGGCATTAACCAGCCAAAACCAGTTATCACCAGTAGTATAACAGAAACCGAGAAGAACAAACCAAGGGCAACTAAAGACAAGCACAGTGAACCAAATGATGAACAGATAGACGAAGAAATGAATCTCAGTAGTACAGTATTGACGGTAGAAGAGAATGAAGAAGGTGTGGAGTCATGCAGTGACACAGTAAATCAAGAGGATCAGCCACAGGAAGGCCACAATGAAGATGAATCAAACCAAGAAATGGCAAGCATGAGTGGAGATTTCAGCACGAAGAAAAATCATGACCAAGACAGGTTTAACTCTGAGGTAAAGGAGAAAGACATGGAAGGTGATCAGCTGCAGATGCACAGCGAGGAGAGCTTGAGTATCTCTGAGAATGAGCTCACTCACGATAATGACTCAGGTTCAGAACAGGGAGGGCAGGATAAGTCAAGTGCCAATAAAGATTTAGAGCAGGGAGTCAGCTGTGAGCAAAGTGAAGCTAGCTCAGAATCAGGTGAGCAGCATAGTTCAGAGGAGGAGCCAGACGTTGAATGTGAGGGGATAAGACAAGAGAGCAGGGACAGTGAAGACTTGTCCAACCCTGAAAGTCactctgaggaggaagaggacaagcAACCAAGCTCTGACTACTATGCAGAACTAAATGTAAGAGGGAAGGGAAGAATATCCAGCCCAGATAGTCAAAACAAGTCTTTGTCAGAGGAAGAGCAACCTGACGTTGAGATAGAGTTGAGCAACAAAGACGCTTTGTCAGTCCCTGCAAGTCCATCTAACTCAGtaggaggagagcagcagagtcaAGCAGGCCCTTTAGGACTGCATGCAAGTGTTGACGAAAGCACAATTAATTCGGATGTAGAGGAGCCATCTTCAGAGGACGAGCAGCCTGAGGTTGAATGCAAAGAACTCGAAGCTGTCAAAATCAAGGAAAGTTTGTCTTGCGGTGAGGAAAAGCAGGAGGAAGAGCACATTAATAATCTTGAGGGTGACAGTAAAAAACTCAAGGTTATCATTGAGGAAAGTTTGTCTGGCAatgaggaagagcaggagagcgtggaggaggaagaacactCTGATGATCTCCCAGCAAAAAGGTATTCAGAGTTAAAGACTTTGATAGAAGAGGCAGATGAGGACAAGGTCAGTTTAGATGATGAAGACCTCTATGCAGAAGAGGCAGACATCTGTGATGAGACAAAAAGTCAGACTTCTGTAGAACTGGGATACTTGATAGAAAACCAGGATTCATTTACcaagaacaacaaaagcagTTTGATAAAGTCTGACCGATTAGCAAAGCGGTACAGATTCAGTGCAGATGAGGACAGCGGGAATgaccacagcagctgtgaagaACATGTAGAGGCAGAGCAACCAAAGGTCAGAGATGAACAGACCAGCAGCTCAATTGAGGAATTAAGCTTGTACGAAAAAGAGTCTAGCTCAGAAGAGGAGCATGAAATTGTGGACAAATACATAGAGGAAGGCTGTACAGAACATCAGGAAGCTTCGGTGGAGATACAGCCTGAAATTAAGAATCGTGAGAATGTCAAGCCATTTTCTGAAGAAATGGTGTCCCAGTCTATCGCAGAGAGAGTACTCCTTCTAGAAAAGCAAGTTGCCGATGCCCAGACGAGGAAGAATACAAAAGAACGTTCTCCTGTGAGACGTCTCTCACAAAGAACTGCCCCGCCTGAGTCGGACAGCGAGGACTCACCCTCTGACCTGCCCACATCTGACTCTGCGCTTGGCTCCCAATCAGCTCCTCAGTCATCGTTATCTTTCAGCTATGATTCCAGTGGCGTCATAACCTCAGAGCCTGAGGGCAGGGTCAGATCCATCAGGGAAATGTTCCTGGCAAAGAGCACCACAGACATCCAGCACGGACATCGACGTTTCCAAAGTCCGAGAGCGTCAGAGTTCCCCGAGTTAAGAGCAGAGACCTCAGCGAGTGGCGGGTATCAGTCTCAGAGTTCAAGCGAGCTGTCAAGCGGTGAAGATGACTCAGCGCGGAAATCCATCACTAAGGGCTTTGTGAGAAGAACAATTGAAAGGCTTTATGGAAAGAAAGATGCTAATCtggatgaagaagaaggagaaaggcCCCCGTCTGcgccaaaacagaaaaagaaagaacattcaagcattttctctcccttccaCATAGCCCGGTCCAAAGCCGTGTCTGAGTTGTCCTACTTCAGTTCCACTAATGCATTGGACACCTTCACTGAAGCAACACGGTGCATCGTTTTTAACACGCAGGTCGGGCCTGGAGTCACAATGGATGGCGAACAGTGGCTCCTGAGAGAGAACGCACTGATCAGAAAGTCCGTTTCAGACCCCGTGGGGATAAACAAAGCCTTCACGAACGCTCCTCAAGGTGAAAAAATCTGTAAGGACACAGAAGAGAGCACACCATATTCCCTTTTCAGCACAACGTCCGAGCTGGAGGAAAAGAAGTCGCTTCCGAGGAAGTGCACCTACTTCTCTTTGCCCCATGCTAGTGACTCAGATGCATGTCAGGATGACTTGAGCACAGTGAGCAAGAGCAGTGTGAATGGTGACAGCGTCATTGACACAAAGGACAATCCAGAGGACACCAAAACCTGGGCAGAGAGGAATGGCACGCTGCCCGGTGTTGGTGTTACTGACTTTAAGATGAAGGATAACAAAGTGCACCCGCTGGTAGAGCCTCCACCCGATCGTGCGGTTGTAGTTGCGCAGCCTTGCAGAGGTCAAGGTGTCATGAGCAGGAGGCTTCAGGAGCCTGATATATTGGACGAATTGTACGATTTTTGTGGTCAGAATTGTCCCATCCTGTGA